The proteins below come from a single Erinaceus europaeus chromosome 20, mEriEur2.1, whole genome shotgun sequence genomic window:
- the LOC103111388 gene encoding olfactory receptor 8B8-like, with the protein MAPGNSTSITEFILMGLTDWPDLQLPLFFLFLPMYTVTVLGNVGLMLLIGLNSHLHTPMYFFLFNLSFVDFCYSSVFTPKMLVHFTSKKNIISYHGCMTQLFFFCFFVISEGYVLTVMAYDRYVAICNPLMYNSVMSPKVCSSLMFGSYLVAFSGAVAHTGCMLRLTFCDADTINHYLCDILPLLQLSCTSTYVNEMVVFVVVGINITVPSVTIFVSYGFIISSILRISSKEGRAKAFSTCSSHIIAVALFFGSGAFMYLKPSSAGSMDQGKISSVFYTNVIPMLNPLIYSLRNKDVKLALRKTLSRRKF; encoded by the coding sequence ATGGCTCCTGGAAATAGCACTTCCATAACTGAATTTATTCTCATGGGTTTAACAGACTGGCCAGATCTCCAGCTTCCCctgttttttctgtttctaccAATGTACACAGTCACTGTGTTGGGGAATGTGGGTTTGATGTTATTGATTGGTCTGAATTCACACTTgcacacccccatgtacttctttcTCTTTAACTTATCCTTTGTGGATTTCTGTTACTCTTCTGTATTTACACCCAAAATGCTGGTTCACTTCACATCAAAGAAGAATATTATCTCCTACCATGGGTGCATGACCCAGCTcttctttttctgcttttttgtCATTTCTGAAGGCTATGTGCTGACAGTAATGGCCTAtgatcgctatgtggccatctgtaaCCCACTTATGTATAACAGTGTCATGTCCCCCAAGGTGTGTTCCAGTCTTATGTTTGGTTCATATCTGGTGGCTTTTTCTGGTGCCGTGGCCCACACAGGTTGTATGCTGAGACTGACTTTCTGTGATGCAGACACCATCAACCACTATTTGTGTGACATCCTTCCTCTCCTCCAGCTCTCCTGCACCAGCACCTATGTCAATGAGATGGTAGTTTTTGTTGTGGTGGGAATTAACATCACTGTGCCCAGTGTCACCATCTTTGTCTCCTATGGCTTCATCATCTCCAGCATCCTCCGCATCAGCTCCAAGGAGGGCAGGGCCAAAGCCTTCAGCACCTGCAGCTCCCACATCATTGCTGTTGCCCTTTTCTTTGGCTCAGGTGCATTCATGTACCTCAAACCATCTTCTGCTGGGTCCATGGACCAGGGCAAAATCTCCTCTGTGTTCTACACCAATGTGATTCCCATGCTGAACCCCTTGATCTACAGTTTGAGGAATAAAGATGTGAAATTGGCTCTTAGAAAAACCCTGAGTAGGAGGAAGTTTTGA
- the LOC103111386 gene encoding olfactory receptor 8B8-like, which produces MALGNDSLVTEFILLGLTDRSDLQIVLFFLFLAMYLVTMLGNLGLITLIGLNSHLHTPMYFFLFNLSFIDFCYSSVFTPKMLTNFISTKNYISYNGCMTQLYFFCFFVISECYVLTAMAYDRYVAICNPLMYNIVMSPKVCSSLMFGSYIIAFFKAMVHTGCMLRLTFCDANTINHYFCDILPVLQLSCTSTYVNEMVVFIVVGITITVPSVTIFVSYGFIISSILRISSKEGRAKAFSTCSSHIIVVALFFGSGAFMYLKPSSAGSMDQGKISSVFYTNVIPLMNPLIYSLRNKDVKLALRKTLSRRKF; this is translated from the coding sequence ATGGCGCTTGGAAATGACTCTCTCGTGACTGAATTTATTTTGTTGGGTTTAACAGACAGGTCAGACCTCCAGATCGTCTTGTTCTTCCTGTTTTTAGCAATGTACTTGGTCACAATGTTGGGTAATTTGGGTTTGATAACTCTGATTGGTCTGAATTCACATTTgcacacccccatgtacttctttcTCTTTAACTTGTCCTTTATAGATTTCTGTTATTCTTCTGTGTTTACACCCAAAATGCTGACAAACTTCATATCAACAAAAAACTATATCTCCTACAATGGGTGTATGACCCAACtctactttttctgtttttttgtcaTCTCTGAATGCTATGTGCTGACAGCAATGGCCTATGATCGCTATGTAGCCATCTGTAACCCACTTATGTATAACATTGTCATGTCCCCCAAAGTATGTTCCAGTCTTATGTTTGGTTCATATATAATAGCATTTTTTAAAGCCATGGTTCATACAGGGTGTATGCTGAGACTGACCTTCTGTGATGCAAACACCATCAACCACTATTTCTGTGACATCCTCCCTGTGCTCCAGCTCTCCTGCACCAGCACCTATGTCAATGAGATGGTAGTTTTTATTGTGGTGGGTATCACCATCACTGTGCCCAGTGTCACTATCTTTGTCTCCTATGGCTTCATCATCTCCAGCATCCTCCGCATCAGCTCCAAGGAGGGCAGGGCCAAAGCCTTCAGCACCTGCAGCTCccacatcattgttgttgctctttTCTTTGGCTCAGGTGCATTCATGTACCTCAAACCATCTTCTGCTGGGTCCATGGACCAGGGCAAAATCTCCTCTGTGTTCTACACCAATGTGATTCCTCTGATGAACCCCTTGATCTACAGTTTGAGGAATAAAGATGTGAAATTGGCTCTTAGAAAAACCCTGAGTAGGAGGAAGTTTTGA
- the LOC103111387 gene encoding olfactory receptor 8B3-like produces MAPGNSSFVTEFVLVGLTDRPELQLPLFLLFLLVYIVTVLGNVSLMLLIGLNSHLHTPMYFFLFNLSFVDFCYSSVFTPKMLVHFTSKKNIISYNGCMAQLYFFCFFSISECYVLTSMAYDRYVAICNPLLYNTAMSPKVYSGLMLGTYFMAFSGAMAHTGFMLRLTFCDANTINHYFCDILPVLQLSCTSTNVNEMVVFVVVSINIVVPTFTIFFSYGFILSSIFRMSSTEGRSKAFSTCSSHIMAVSLFFGSASFMYLKPSSPMSVDQGKISSVFYTNTVPLMNPIIYSLRNKDVKLALRKILR; encoded by the coding sequence ATGGCTCCTGGAAATAGTTCTTTTGTGACTGAATTCGTCTTGGTGGGTTTAACAGACCGGCCAGAACTCCAGCTTCCCCTGTTCCTTCTGTTTCTACTAGTCTACATTGTCACTGTGCTAGGGAATGTGAGTTTGATGTTATTAATTGGTCTGAATTCACACTTgcacacccccatgtacttctttcTCTTTAACTTGTCCTTTGTAGATTTCTGTTACTCTTCTGTGTTTACTCCCAAAATGCTGGTTCACTTCACATCAAAGAAGAATATTATCTCCTACAATGGATGCATGGCCCAACTTTACTTTTTCTgctttttctccatttctgaatGTTATGTGCTGACATCAATGGCCTATGATCGCTACGTGGCCATCTGTAACCCACTGCTGTACAACACTGCCATGTCCCCTAAGGTGTATTCTGGTCTGATGCTTGGTACATATTTTATGGCTTTTTCTGGTGCGATGGCCCATACAGGATTCATGCTGAGACTGACCTTCTGTGATGCAAATACCATCAACCACTATTTCTGTGACATCCTCCCTGTGCTCCAGCTCTCCTGCACCAGCACCAATGTCAATGAGATGGTAGTTTTTGTTGTGGTGAGCATCAATATTGTTGTGCCCACGttcactatctttttttcttatggCTTCATCCTCTCCAGCATCTTCCGCATGAGCTCCACAGAGGGCAGGTCCAAAGCCTTCAGTACTTGCAGCTCCCACATAAtggctgtttctctcttctttggATCAGCTTCTTTTATGTACCTTAAACCGTCTTCTCCTATGTCAGTGGATCAGGGAAAGATCTCCTCAGTGTTTTATACCAATACAGTTCCTTTAATGAATCCCATAATCTATAGCTTGAGAAATAAAGATGTTAAACTTGCCCTGAGAAAAATCTTGAGGTGA